The following nucleotide sequence is from Primulina tabacum isolate GXHZ01 chromosome 2, ASM2559414v2, whole genome shotgun sequence.
AGAGAAGCGAGCTCTCCTGAGTGAAGTGAGCTTATGTTTTCCTCGTGAATGGTATCACCGGCATCGGAAGAAAATTTTTTCCATTCAGTCACCAATTTTATTTCAGCTTCTTTTTCTTTATGTGTCGGTTTGTTTCTATCCAGGTGTTCCAATATTCTTTTAACCGCCGGACTGCAGAATGAATTTGCATTTTGTAAAACCCTATCAGAGAAACCTGATGCATTGGCATCCTGTCAAGCATTTTGAAGTGCCACCATTTTTACCAGGTTCCAGATTTTTATTGGTAGTAAGCAAGAAACCGCTAAAAGAGTTGGAATTTAACTTTTCTGATGGGACATCCTTAAGTGAGCTCAGGATCATAGATTCTCTGGGACGGACTTCTGAAGCAAATCTGTTCCTGATGCGGCGAATAGGGCCCACAGATCCACAGACATCAACACTGTCGACGGTCGACCTTACCTGAAAGTCATTTTAGATGCTCATAGAGAACAACTCATGCACATTCGCTAAAATGGTCATGGATTTAGCCAAGAATCCATCTAGGTATATTAATTTTACATTGGAAGACATAAGTTCACCTCTCATACCCAAACTGTATTACTGAATAGATTTAACTACTTACAATAAGGTATAACTAATGCAATACAAGTGAAGAACCACAATAACAATTACCTGGCCATAAATGGAAGTCGGAGATTGTTTAGAGGGAAGTTAATGTGTTAGCAAATCTGCTATTGGCATTTAACTGCACCAACAAATAACATTTAGATAACAAAGACAAATAATCtttatgcataaactttaaccaTAACCTCATATACCTTAGCTGTGGACCTCGACGAGATAGTTCTAGCATAAGGAGTTCTTGGAAAATCACGAAGCCCGTATCTGCTGCTCTGACTCTGTGGTGTGTTGTAACCATGGTGATCATTGAGTATGGCACCAGGCCAACAAATGGATGACGTAGGTAAAGGTGATGGCACAGGTGGTGGTTGTGAAAATTTGTTGCTTGGTTCAGCTCTTTCACCTTTTGATGTGCAACTAAGAAGATTGTGGCCTTGTTCTAAAGTGCGGCCAACCATATACGCACGAGCAATATCAATTGGAGAAGCACCAACTCCA
It contains:
- the LOC142528561 gene encoding uncharacterized protein LOC142528561 isoform X2, with protein sequence MQLERREEISHLVAILNSRLDIESEKQSRRDDRGDSEQVRWIHEIPSTPAADIRHVMDRDTLGTFPEKSDVPVGVGASPIDIARAYMVGRTLEQGHNLLSCTSKGERAEPSNKFSQPPPVPSPLPTSSICWPGAILNDHHGYNTPQSQSSRYGLRDFPRTPYARTISSRSTAKLNANSRFANTLTSL